The Synergistaceae bacterium genome contains the following window.
GCAAGGATTGGCCGGACTTGAAAGAGTATTTGAGAACCATAATGAAGTGGCGAGAAGAGCTTGCCGGCGCTTTGCGGCAAGGGGAGCGCGATGCCCTTTCGGAGGAGAATAAGTGGCTTTTGTACCACGCTGAGACCCTTGAAATCGTTTTTTTACGACAAAACGCCTACGGAGAAACTCGTTCTTCTCCGGCGCGAATGGCAGCAATGCTCCGTTTTCTGAAGACACTGGACGGCGAGGTTAGAAAAATCTTGAAAAAAGAACTTGTTTGTGACGTCGTAACCGCTCTGCCATCGAGGCAGGAGATGCTCGCTTTGCGCGACCTGCCGGAGAAGGACTTTGAAAAAGCGGAGCGAAAATGGCTGGTTCGTTTCACGTCTGGACTCACCTCATCCGCTCCGACTGAATCCGCTCCGACTGAATCCGCTCCAACTGAATCCACTCCAACTGAATCCACTCCAACTGAGGAGGCTGCTCCATGAGCAACTCGAATGCGAGGCTTTACAGAGAGGGATTCCAAAGCGTCAGAGGAGTGACTGGCCCCCTTCTTTTTGTAAATAACGCGAGGGGTGTCGGTTACGGTGAGTTCGTGACGATTGAGACGCGCTCCTGGGGGTCTCATGCCTGGGGATCTCATGGAAAACAAACCGTTACCCGCACGGGCCAGGTGCTTCAAATTCAGGATGACCTTTGCGTGATTCAGGTCTTCGATGACATCTTGGGGTTCGAGACAGGAAATACCACTGTGTGGGTGGAGCGCGACGTCGCTAAGGTCGGTGTGGGGGAACGCCTGCGCGGTCAGATCCTAAACGGCCGCGGACAAACGTTGGAGGGAAAGGACCTTTACGGGCTCGACGCGTTGCTTCCCATCAATGGTCTGTCGCTAAATCCTGTGACTCGCGCCGTCCCCTGCGAGCCCATCGAAACGGGGATGTCTGTTCTAGATCTAATGAACACCACAATGCGTGGACAAAGATTAGCGCTGCTAGGTGGACCGGGACTACCCGTCGGAGAGCTTGCGGCGCTCGTCGCTTCTCGCGCTCTTCTTCCCGGCAATGGGGATGCCTTTCTGGTGGTTTTTGCCGCTATGGGCGTTACTAGCCGAGAAGTGGATGTTTTTATGGAGTCATTTGTCCGTAGCGGGATACTGGAAAGCGGCGTCTTTTTGTTGAATAAAGCTGACGATCCTGCTATAGAGCGACTCTTAACGCCTCGCGCCGCCCTGACCATCGCCGAATATTTCGCTTTCACCAAGGGTTACGATGTCCTTGTTGTCATGACGGACATGCTATGTTACGCTGAGGCGCTGCGAGAGGTTGGCGCGGCGCGGGGGGAATCTCTTGGGCGGATGGGATACCCCACGTATTTGTACTCCGACCTGGCGGGGATTTATGAGCGAGCCGGCTGTCTCGCTGGACGGAAGGGTAGGGTGACGCAGATTGTCACCGTCGGGATGCCGAACGATGACGCCGCCCATCCGGTGGCCGACGCGACGAGCCATATTGTCGACGGACAGATTGTCTTGGATCGGAGGTTGCACACCGCTGGCGTTTTTCCGCCCGTGGACGTATTGTCCAGTCTTTCACGGCCTATGAACAAGGGGATAGGGCATGGGCGCACTTTTGACACGCATCGTGTCCTCGCCGACCAGCTCCACGCTGCCTACGCGAAAGCCCAAGAGGTAAATTGCTTGAGGCACCACATCGGTGACAAAGGGCTTTCGGAAGTGGAAAAGAGCTACATAAAATTTGGAGAATCCTTTGAAAAACTTTTTGTCAATCAGAAACGAGAGAGAGGGAGGGAACAGTGGGGGCGAGAGACGGAAACGGTGGAAAGAAGGACGTTTATTCAGTCCGAAGCGAAAGCCTGGGAAATTTTGCGTCAGCTCCCCGCCGGAGAACTGTACCTATTGTCCCCTTCCTTGATGGCGCACAAGCTGAAGTAATAGTAGAGACCAGTAGAAAGGTTTTCATAAAAGAAGTGAACAAAAAACGTTCAATACGGGGAAAATGTGATAATATTTTTCGAGTAAAAAGTGCGCGCCTGTAGCTCAGTGGATAGAGTGACGGCCTCCGGAGCCGTAGGCCGGGCGTTCGAATCGCCCCAGGCGCGCCAGTATAGATTAAACACACCGATCAATACGACTCAATGCGACCTAACAATGAGTATCCTCGAACGAGTATGTAAAATATAATTTCGTTAATAATGATTTTGTTGGGAAAAACGACGATTTTTTCTTGATTTTTCCTCTCTTTTGAAACATGCCGGTAAAACCGGCGAAAACAAAATTCAAGGAAGTAAAATTCGAGAAAGTAAAATTCAAAGAAGTAAAATTCAAGGAAATAAAATTCAAGGAAATAAAATTCAAGGAAGTAAAATTCAAGGAAGTAAAAACAGATGCGAGTGAGAAAAAATAAGGGTTCAAAGTTTTCAAAACCCTCGATTAAAAAATCCTCAATCAAAAAAAGGCAAATCCGTTTCTGGAGGGTTCTTTTTTTTCTTTTGTTTTTGGGAGGCACCTGTGTGTTCCTATACTTTTTTACAATATCGCCCCACCAAACAAACGCGTCACTTTTGCTCCCTCGAGAGGAAAAAATGGATGAGGAAGCGAGGGTACGCTATTCCACAAAGGTTTTCGCGGCTGAGAATCGGGTCAGCGCGTCGGGAACTGCTCGCATCCTGGACAATACGGATCAGGGAAAACTGCTGGCCAGACGCGCCGCTTTAACGGACGCCCGACGTAACCTCATCGAGTTGCGGCGAAAGCTGCTTGGAGATCCCGTTTTTAAATCCGGAGCTCGCTTCTCGGGACGCGTTGTCGTGCCGGACGTTTACTCGGAAAGGATCGAAGGCGACCTATATTTCCTGGAAATCGACATGCCGCTCGACAGCCTTTTGGAGGTGGGCTGGGAAGAATCTTTCCCCGCGTTCCGGTAAAACCTGTTATCATTTTCGGTGTCAGCGTACAAGACGGGCAACATGAGAGGAGAAAATGGATGTGAACAAGAAATGGATATGGGCAATTGCCATTGTCTTTCTGGCGCTCCCCTTTGGAACGGTGGCGCGCGGCGCAGTGGTCGAAGCAGAACAAGACTTGCAACACATTATGGGGGACCTTTACACGTTGTCCACCGCGATGCTTCTCTATCACGACGATACGAAAAACGCTCAATGCCCTTCCATCGAGGAACTGGAGCGCTACTTTAAAAAACCCCTGCCCGACTCCTGGCCTGGTGAGTACCGAACCGCTGTGATCGAGGGGGGTTGGTGGGTGGGACGCCAGGTCCCGGAGTTCTCCAACGCCCGAAAATTTTTGAGACGCAATGCCCCCGCTCTGGGACTCTACGACAAGGAGAGTATGAGCGCGTGGCTGGGTCAGTCCTTCGTGTGGATCGAAGCCTTGTCGTTCAGAAAAGAAACGACTCTCCGTGTTGTTCAGGGCGAGGAAAAGGAACGGTTGTTCTTTAACTCTCCAGGCACGGATTACTACTGGTGGAGTAACCTCCTCTTCACCTCGCGCGCCTACAACGCAGCGCTGGTAAAATGCGGCGCGATAGCGAAGGCTTTAGCAATTCCTCCCGCACCCACGAAGGAGCGAGAAACCTTTACCGCCTCTCCCGTTTCGCCACCACTCGATTTTAGGGTGGGGGGTGAGCAGGATGAAGGAGGTCCCCAACCTGTTGAAATGGCCGATGTGATCTTCAACCCCATTCCGCGTCCCAGAGATTAACGGGTAGGAACTGACGGATAGAGATTAGGATATAGTATTTAATTAAATAATATTTGATTAAATAGAGACTTAGCAAAGTATCAATATACGATAAATATATGATATGCTATAGTATAGGTTACTATGGTGAGATTATACACGGTATATTAAGCGGCAATAGTCGAAGAAATACTATGCGAGGCGTATCTACTAGTGATCAGTGGGTATTAGCACATGGAAGGGATTGGTTATAGTGAAAGTTATAACAGAGGATTTAAAGGCAAATTTTGATCGAGGGTGGAGTTTTTTGACGCAAATCATCGACGTCTGTCCTGACGTGGTGTGGAGTAAGAAGGCGGGGGGATTCGTTTTCTGGCAACAGCTTTACCATTGTTTCGCGACCGTGGATTTCTTCCTGTTGCCGAAAGACGGCGTTCCGGAACCCGGGCCTTGGGGCGCGGAGGCCGCGCAATTCAAAGGAGAGCCCACGGCAAAACCCACCAAAGAGGAACTCAAAGCATACGCGGCCAAGATGAAGGCCAAGGTTGACGCTTG
Protein-coding sequences here:
- a CDS encoding V-type ATP synthase subunit B, which produces MSNSNARLYREGFQSVRGVTGPLLFVNNARGVGYGEFVTIETRSWGSHAWGSHGKQTVTRTGQVLQIQDDLCVIQVFDDILGFETGNTTVWVERDVAKVGVGERLRGQILNGRGQTLEGKDLYGLDALLPINGLSLNPVTRAVPCEPIETGMSVLDLMNTTMRGQRLALLGGPGLPVGELAALVASRALLPGNGDAFLVVFAAMGVTSREVDVFMESFVRSGILESGVFLLNKADDPAIERLLTPRAALTIAEYFAFTKGYDVLVVMTDMLCYAEALREVGAARGESLGRMGYPTYLYSDLAGIYERAGCLAGRKGRVTQIVTVGMPNDDAAHPVADATSHIVDGQIVLDRRLHTAGVFPPVDVLSSLSRPMNKGIGHGRTFDTHRVLADQLHAAYAKAQEVNCLRHHIGDKGLSEVEKSYIKFGESFEKLFVNQKRERGREQWGRETETVERRTFIQSEAKAWEILRQLPAGELYLLSPSLMAHKLK
- a CDS encoding pentapeptide repeat-containing protein, producing the protein MPVKPAKTKFKEVKFEKVKFKEVKFKEIKFKEIKFKEVKFKEVKTDASEKK
- a CDS encoding DinB family protein — protein: MKVITEDLKANFDRGWSFLTQIIDVCPDVVWSKKAGGFVFWQQLYHCFATVDFFLLPKDGVPEPGPWGAEAAQFKGEPTAKPTKEELKAYAAKMKAKVDAWLATLDDASLAQTHEGFSARRGVPMNNVMVLTILSGHLSYHIGSCDAILRDNGEKGVM